A genome region from Mycolicibacterium litorale includes the following:
- a CDS encoding PaaI family thioesterase yields MTTQVPDRLGDGYDRELGLTYLEVTPDGGRAQLTITDKLLQPWGIVHGGVYCAVVESLASVSAHVWLSANGGGTVVGVNNNTDFLRAISSGTVTAVSTPIHRGRRQQLWLITITDENDKLVARGQVRLQNIADA; encoded by the coding sequence GTGACGACTCAGGTACCCGACCGACTCGGCGACGGCTATGACAGGGAACTCGGCCTCACCTATCTGGAGGTGACCCCCGACGGGGGCCGCGCGCAGCTGACCATCACCGACAAGCTCCTGCAGCCGTGGGGCATCGTGCACGGCGGCGTCTACTGCGCGGTGGTCGAGAGCCTGGCCAGCGTGTCCGCGCACGTCTGGCTCAGCGCCAACGGCGGCGGCACCGTGGTCGGGGTCAACAACAACACCGACTTCCTGCGGGCGATCTCGTCGGGCACCGTCACCGCGGTGTCCACTCCCATCCACCGCGGCCGGCGCCAGCAGCTGTGGCTGATCACGATCACCGACGAGAACGACAAGTTGGTGGCCCGCGGACAGGTACGGCTGCAGAACATCGCCGACGCCTGA
- a CDS encoding urease subunit gamma, whose protein sequence is MRLTPHEQDRLLISYAAELARRRRARGLRLNHPEAVAVITDHLLEGARDGRTVAELMVSGRDVLSRDDVMEGVPEMLPDVQVEATFPDGTKLVTVHHPIP, encoded by the coding sequence ATGCGTTTGACCCCGCATGAGCAGGACCGCCTGCTGATCTCCTACGCCGCCGAGCTCGCGCGGCGCCGTCGTGCCCGCGGCCTGCGGCTCAACCATCCCGAGGCCGTCGCCGTGATCACCGACCACCTGCTCGAGGGAGCGCGGGACGGTCGCACCGTGGCGGAGTTGATGGTCAGCGGACGCGACGTGCTCAGCCGCGACGACGTCATGGAGGGAGTGCCAGAAATGCTGCCCGACGTCCAGGTGGAAGCCACCTTCCCGGACGGGACGAAACTCGTCACCGTCCACCACCCGATTCCGTGA
- a CDS encoding urease subunit beta, whose amino-acid sequence MVPGEVVFGDGDIEINAGAARIAMEVVNTGDRPVQVGSHVHLPQANAALDFDREAAHGHRLDIPAGTAVRFEPGVAQRVTLVPLRGSREVHGLSLNPPGRLDTTS is encoded by the coding sequence ATCGTGCCCGGAGAGGTCGTCTTCGGAGACGGCGACATCGAGATCAACGCCGGCGCCGCCCGCATCGCGATGGAGGTGGTGAACACCGGTGACCGGCCCGTGCAGGTCGGCAGCCACGTCCATCTGCCACAGGCCAACGCCGCGCTCGACTTCGACCGAGAGGCCGCCCACGGTCACCGGCTCGACATCCCGGCCGGCACCGCGGTCCGCTTCGAACCCGGTGTCGCGCAGCGTGTCACGCTGGTACCGCTGCGGGGCAGCCGCGAGGTGCACGGTCTGTCACTGAACCCGCCGGGCCGATTGGACACGACATCATGA
- a CDS encoding urease subunit alpha, with protein sequence MSGLSRERYAALFGPTTGDRIRLADTDLFVEITEDRSGGPGLAGEEAVFGGGKVLRESMGQGRASRADGAPDTVITGVVIIDHWGIIKADIGIRDGRIAAIGKAGNPDIMDGVHPDLVVGPSTEIIAGNGRIVTAGGIDCHVHLICPQIMEEALGGGITTIIAGGTGPAEGSKATTVTPGAWHLARMLEALDSWPMNVALLGKGNTVNADSMWEQLRSGASGFKLHEDWGSTPAAIDACLTVADAAGVQVALHSDTLNEAGFVENTVGAIKGRSIHAYHTEGAGGGHAPDIITVAAEPYVLPSSTNPTRPHTVNTLDEHLDMLMVCHHLNPSVPEDLAFAESRIRPSTIAAEDLLHDIGAISMIGSDAQAMGRIGEVVLRTWQTAHVMKRRRGALDGDGRADNMRVRRYVAKYTICPAVAHGLDHEIGSVEVGKLADLVLWEPAFFGVRPHAVVKGGMIAWAAMGDANASIPTPQPVLPRPMFGAAPAAAAATSVHFVAPQAIEDGLADRIDVRRRLVAVKDVRHIGKAQMPLNDALPRIEVDPDTFTVRIDGDVWQEQPAAELPMAQRYFLF encoded by the coding sequence ATGAGCGGCCTGTCACGCGAGCGCTATGCGGCACTGTTCGGACCCACGACCGGAGACCGTATCCGGCTCGCCGACACCGACCTGTTCGTCGAGATCACCGAGGACCGCAGCGGCGGACCGGGACTCGCCGGCGAGGAAGCGGTGTTCGGTGGCGGCAAGGTGCTGCGCGAATCGATGGGGCAGGGGCGCGCAAGCCGTGCGGACGGTGCCCCCGACACCGTCATCACCGGTGTGGTGATCATCGATCACTGGGGAATCATCAAGGCCGACATCGGCATCCGTGACGGCCGGATCGCCGCGATCGGTAAGGCCGGCAACCCAGACATCATGGACGGCGTCCACCCCGATCTGGTGGTCGGACCGTCCACCGAGATCATCGCGGGCAACGGACGCATCGTCACCGCCGGCGGCATCGACTGCCATGTGCACCTGATCTGCCCCCAGATCATGGAGGAGGCGCTCGGCGGGGGGATCACGACGATCATCGCCGGGGGTACCGGGCCGGCCGAGGGCAGCAAGGCGACCACCGTCACCCCGGGTGCCTGGCATCTGGCCCGCATGCTCGAAGCGCTCGACTCGTGGCCGATGAACGTCGCGCTGCTCGGCAAGGGCAACACCGTCAACGCGGATTCGATGTGGGAGCAGTTGCGTTCGGGCGCATCGGGTTTCAAGCTGCACGAGGACTGGGGCTCGACGCCCGCCGCGATCGATGCGTGCCTGACCGTGGCCGACGCCGCCGGCGTCCAGGTCGCGCTGCACTCCGACACCCTCAACGAGGCCGGGTTCGTCGAGAACACCGTCGGCGCGATCAAGGGCCGCTCGATCCACGCCTATCACACCGAGGGGGCGGGCGGCGGGCACGCACCCGACATCATCACCGTCGCCGCAGAACCGTACGTGCTGCCCAGTTCCACCAATCCGACCCGGCCGCACACCGTCAACACCCTCGACGAGCACCTCGACATGCTGATGGTGTGCCATCACCTGAACCCCAGCGTGCCCGAGGATCTGGCGTTCGCCGAGAGCCGCATCCGCCCCTCGACCATCGCCGCCGAAGACCTGTTGCACGACATCGGCGCGATCTCGATGATCGGCAGCGACGCCCAGGCGATGGGCCGCATCGGTGAGGTCGTGCTGCGCACGTGGCAGACCGCTCACGTGATGAAGCGCCGCCGCGGTGCGCTCGACGGTGACGGGCGCGCCGACAACATGCGCGTGCGCCGCTACGTCGCCAAGTACACGATCTGCCCGGCAGTCGCACATGGCCTCGACCACGAGATCGGCTCGGTCGAGGTCGGCAAGCTCGCCGACCTGGTGCTGTGGGAGCCGGCGTTCTTCGGTGTGCGGCCGCACGCGGTGGTCAAGGGCGGCATGATCGCCTGGGCGGCGATGGGGGACGCCAACGCGTCGATCCCGACGCCGCAACCGGTGTTGCCGCGCCCCATGTTCGGCGCGGCGCCTGCCGCGGCGGCCGCGACGTCCGTGCACTTCGTCGCGCCGCAGGCGATCGAGGACGGTCTTGCCGACCGGATCGACGTGCGGCGCAGGCTCGTCGCGGTCAAGGACGTCCGGCACATCGGCAAGGCCCAGATGCCGCTGAACGACGCGCTGCCCCGCATCGAGGTGGACCCGGACACCTTCACCGTGCGCATCGACGGCGACGTCTGGCAGGAGCAGCCCGCCGCCGAACTGCCCATGGCGCAACGCTATTTCCTCTTCTAG
- a CDS encoding urease accessory protein UreF has protein sequence MTPLTTLLTLADSRLPTGGHVHSGGVEEAVTSGLVTNLETLRAFLVRRVRTQGLVAASLAAAVHAGTLTVAAADRETDARTPAPAARAASRAQGRGLARLARRVWPDHDWTVLGRTPHLPVASGAVGSVAGLTPEQTALSVVYTTMTGSATAAQRLLALDPGDVAALTFALGPLCDHVAAAAAKEPADLSDPLLDVLAQRHSDRERPLFAS, from the coding sequence ATGACACCGCTGACCACCCTGCTCACGCTGGCCGACTCCCGCCTGCCGACCGGCGGCCACGTCCACTCGGGCGGCGTCGAGGAAGCCGTCACCAGCGGGCTCGTCACGAATCTCGAGACGCTGCGCGCCTTCCTGGTCCGGCGGGTGCGCACCCAGGGTCTGGTGGCGGCGTCGCTGGCCGCCGCCGTGCACGCCGGAACGCTGACGGTCGCGGCGGCCGACCGCGAAACCGACGCGCGCACACCTGCTCCCGCGGCACGGGCGGCGTCCCGGGCGCAGGGCAGGGGACTGGCGCGGCTGGCTCGGCGCGTCTGGCCGGACCACGACTGGACCGTCCTGGGCCGCACCCCGCATCTGCCTGTCGCCTCGGGTGCGGTGGGCTCGGTGGCCGGCCTGACCCCGGAGCAGACCGCGCTGTCCGTCGTCTACACCACGATGACGGGATCGGCCACCGCCGCACAGCGGTTGCTCGCCCTCGACCCCGGGGACGTCGCCGCGCTGACCTTCGCGCTGGGCCCACTGTGCGACCACGTGGCGGCCGCGGCCGCCAAGGAGCCCGCCGACCTGTCCGATCCGCTGCTCGACGTGCTGGCCCAACGGCACAGCGACCGCGAGCGACCGCTGTTCGCTTCCTGA
- the ureG gene encoding urease accessory protein UreG, which yields MPPHFLDGQPHGHADRPKRVRTPGEPLRIGVGGPVGSGKTALVAALCRQLRDELSLAVLTNDIYTTEDADFLRRHAVLPDDRIAAVQTGGCPHTAIRDDITANLDAIDDLIAGHDHLDLILVESGGDNLTATFSSGLIDVQIFVVDVAGGDKVPRKGGPGVTFSDLLVINKTDLAPMVGADLDVMRRDSTKVRGDRPFVLISLTDDPTAGPVLDWVRAQLRVPVQG from the coding sequence ATGCCCCCACATTTCCTGGACGGTCAACCCCACGGCCACGCCGACCGCCCCAAGCGGGTGCGGACACCGGGGGAGCCGCTGCGCATCGGCGTCGGCGGACCCGTCGGCTCGGGCAAGACCGCGTTGGTGGCCGCGCTGTGCCGCCAGCTGCGCGACGAACTCTCACTGGCGGTGCTGACCAACGACATCTACACCACCGAGGACGCCGACTTCCTGCGCCGCCACGCCGTGCTGCCCGACGACCGGATCGCCGCCGTGCAGACCGGCGGCTGCCCGCACACCGCGATCCGCGACGACATCACCGCGAACCTGGACGCGATCGACGACCTGATCGCCGGGCACGACCACCTCGACCTGATCCTCGTCGAATCCGGCGGTGACAACCTCACCGCGACCTTCTCCTCTGGACTGATCGACGTGCAGATCTTCGTCGTCGACGTGGCGGGTGGCGACAAGGTGCCTCGCAAAGGTGGTCCTGGCGTGACCTTCTCGGATCTGCTGGTCATCAACAAGACCGATCTCGCCCCGATGGTCGGCGCCGATCTGGACGTGATGCGACGCGACTCGACGAAGGTCCGCGGCGACCGGCCTTTCGTTCTCATCTCGCTGACCGACGATCCGACCGCCGGACCGGTGTTGGACTGGGTGCGCGCCCAGCTGCGGGTGCCGGTGCAGGGCTAG
- a CDS encoding urease accessory protein UreD: MRSEVYIVAYPGRTPRIEHTGGVAVRRTGSHTVHLVSAAATPLGGDVISVRVVVEPGARLAVRSAAATVTLPSAATPESRTHWDVESAGELDIDPQPTVVAGASRHLTETRIRLTGAGSIRLRERIQIGRSGEREGFWSGALHADVDGAPLLRHRVELGGGSVTDDVIGRPLACVSELRYPEATFDTEATVLALAAGGCLATWQGERLTN, from the coding sequence GTGCGCTCCGAGGTCTACATCGTCGCCTACCCCGGCCGCACGCCCCGTATCGAGCACACCGGCGGGGTGGCGGTGCGCCGCACCGGATCCCACACCGTGCACCTCGTGTCGGCCGCGGCGACACCGCTGGGTGGGGACGTCATCAGCGTGCGCGTCGTCGTGGAACCCGGCGCCCGGTTGGCGGTGCGCAGCGCGGCCGCCACCGTGACGCTGCCGAGCGCCGCGACACCCGAGTCGCGCACCCACTGGGACGTCGAATCCGCGGGCGAACTGGACATCGACCCGCAACCGACCGTCGTCGCCGGCGCCTCCCGGCACCTGACCGAGACACGCATACGGCTCACCGGCGCCGGCAGCATCCGCCTGCGTGAACGGATCCAGATCGGCAGATCCGGTGAGCGCGAGGGGTTCTGGTCCGGCGCCCTGCACGCCGACGTCGACGGCGCGCCGCTGCTGCGGCACCGCGTCGAACTGGGCGGCGGTTCGGTGACCGACGACGTCATCGGCCGCCCGCTGGCCTGCGTCAGCGAATTACGGTACCCGGAGGCGACTTTCGACACCGAGGCGACGGTGCTGGCGCTGGCCGCGGGCGGATGTCTGGCGACCTGGCAGGGCGAGCGGCTGACTAACTAG